From Halapricum desulfuricans, a single genomic window includes:
- a CDS encoding 30S ribosomal protein S14, producing the protein MSESEQESKEATGEQAAKRTGQMQACQRCGREQGLVGKYDIWLCRQCFREISRDMGFEKYS; encoded by the coding sequence ATGAGCGAATCCGAGCAGGAATCGAAAGAAGCCACTGGCGAGCAGGCCGCGAAGCGAACCGGGCAGATGCAGGCCTGCCAGCGTTGCGGTCGCGAACAGGGTCTGGTCGGGAAGTACGATATCTGGCTGTGTCGCCAGTGTTTCCGAGAGATCTCCCGTGACATGGGCTTCGAGAAGTACAGCTAA
- a CDS encoding 50S ribosomal protein L5, with translation MSSESAEGEFHEMREPHIEKVVVHMGVGEGGRELANAEEILEEVTGQQSVRTRAKETVGEFNIRQGDPIGAKVTLRAEQAESFLETALPLVDLAAGQFDDTGNFSFGVEEHTEFPSQEYDPTIGIYGLDVTVNLVRPGYRVTKRDKADRPIPSNHRLDPEDAIAFVESTFDVEVNE, from the coding sequence ATGAGCTCGGAAAGCGCGGAGGGCGAGTTCCACGAGATGCGCGAGCCGCATATCGAGAAGGTTGTCGTTCACATGGGCGTCGGCGAAGGCGGTCGCGAACTCGCCAACGCTGAAGAGATCCTCGAAGAGGTCACAGGCCAGCAGTCCGTTCGGACGCGGGCCAAAGAGACTGTCGGGGAGTTCAACATCCGACAGGGTGACCCGATCGGTGCGAAGGTCACACTTCGCGCCGAGCAGGCTGAATCCTTCCTGGAGACGGCACTGCCGCTGGTCGACCTTGCGGCCGGACAGTTCGACGATACGGGCAACTTCAGCTTCGGGGTCGAGGAACACACCGAGTTCCCGAGCCAGGAGTACGACCCGACGATCGGGATCTACGGGCTGGACGTGACGGTCAACCTCGTCCGCCCCGGCTATCGCGTCACCAAGCGCGACAAGGCCGATCGCCCGATCCCTTCGAACCACCGGCTCGATCCCGAGGACGCGATCGCGTTCGTCGAGTCGACCTTCGACGTGGAGGTGAACGAATGA
- a CDS encoding 30S ribosomal protein S4e — translation MTKHQKRLSVPNSWPVERKTQTFTVKADAGPHGEDGVPLLIVLRDVLGYVDSRKEARYALNQDQILINGTPESDESRPVGMFDILAFTEREEYYRVFPGEGGRLALTAIDTDAAESKLGKIVGKQHVSGGDVQLTLHDGHTLLVDDASEYAPSDSIVIANEDDEIVAHFEYEEGALVTAVDGQHAGEIGTIDEIQVTASSAPNNVLVEQDGGEGFETIEEYVVVIDENFTSDDEDEEAAPEADAGADIPDEADADETDDEEAGGDDE, via the coding sequence ATGACGAAACATCAGAAACGACTCTCGGTACCGAACAGCTGGCCAGTCGAGCGCAAGACCCAGACGTTCACCGTCAAGGCCGATGCCGGCCCGCACGGTGAGGACGGCGTGCCCCTGCTGATCGTCCTTCGGGACGTGCTGGGGTACGTCGACAGCCGCAAGGAAGCCCGCTACGCGCTGAATCAGGATCAGATCCTGATCAACGGCACGCCCGAAAGCGACGAGTCGCGCCCGGTCGGGATGTTCGACATCCTGGCGTTTACCGAGCGCGAGGAGTACTACCGGGTGTTCCCCGGCGAGGGCGGTCGGCTCGCGCTGACGGCCATCGACACCGATGCCGCCGAATCCAAACTCGGCAAGATCGTCGGCAAACAGCACGTCTCCGGCGGCGACGTCCAGTTGACGTTGCACGACGGGCACACGCTACTGGTCGACGACGCTAGCGAGTACGCTCCCAGTGACTCGATCGTCATCGCCAACGAGGACGACGAGATCGTCGCTCACTTCGAGTACGAAGAAGGGGCCCTGGTCACGGCGGTCGACGGCCAGCACGCCGGCGAGATCGGCACGATCGACGAGATCCAGGTCACCGCCAGCAGTGCGCCGAACAACGTCCTGGTCGAACAGGACGGCGGCGAGGGCTTCGAGACGATCGAGGAGTACGTCGTCGTCATCGACGAGAACTTCACGAGCGACGACGAGGACGAAGAGGCTGCACCGGAGGCCGATGCGGGCGCCGACATTCCGGACGAGGCCGACGCAGACGAGACCGACGACGAGGAAGCAGGAGGTGACGACGAATGA
- the rplX gene encoding 50S ribosomal protein L24 — protein MSEQPSKQRTQTRRAPLHEKQSQVRATLAEDLREEYGQRSVRVNEGDTVEVMRGDFAGEEGDVVNVDLRDAVVHVEEVTLETADGEEVPRPLESSNLRVIDLDLEDDRRQARLESEEDSA, from the coding sequence ATGAGCGAGCAACCATCGAAACAGCGAACCCAGACACGGCGCGCCCCGCTGCACGAGAAGCAGTCGCAGGTGCGGGCGACGCTGGCCGAAGACCTCCGCGAGGAGTACGGCCAGCGATCGGTCCGCGTCAACGAGGGCGACACTGTCGAGGTCATGCGTGGCGACTTCGCCGGCGAGGAAGGCGATGTCGTCAACGTCGACCTCAGAGACGCTGTCGTACACGTCGAGGAAGTGACCCTCGAGACAGCCGACGGGGAAGAGGTCCCCCGGCCGCTCGAGTCGAGCAACCTCCGCGTGATCGACCTCGATCTCGAGGACGATCGTCGGCAGGCGCGCCTGGAAAGCGAGGAGGATAGCGCATGA
- a CDS encoding 50S ribosomal protein L14: MEALKADVTQGLEKGSLINCADNTGARELKVISITNYQGTKNRHPKAGLGDKITVSVTKGTPEMRRQVLEAVIIRQRKPIRRPDGTRVKYEDNAAVIVDENEDPRGTEIKGPVAREVAERFGSIASTATMIV; the protein is encoded by the coding sequence ATGGAAGCGCTGAAAGCAGACGTCACCCAGGGCCTGGAGAAGGGGTCGCTGATCAACTGTGCCGACAACACTGGCGCACGCGAACTCAAAGTGATCAGCATCACCAACTACCAGGGGACCAAGAACCGCCACCCGAAGGCGGGTCTGGGCGACAAGATCACCGTTTCGGTCACCAAGGGGACGCCCGAGATGCGTCGCCAGGTGCTCGAGGCAGTGATCATCCGCCAGCGCAAGCCCATCCGCCGACCAGACGGCACGCGCGTCAAATACGAAGACAATGCGGCCGTCATCGTCGACGAGAACGAGGACCCCCGCGGGACCGAGATCAAGGGTCCCGTCGCGCGGGAAGTCGCCGAGCGGTTCGGCAGTATCGCATCGACAGCGACAATGATCGTATAG
- a CDS encoding 30S ribosomal protein S17 yields the protein MAIGLNVQQPETSCDDENCPFHGTLSVRGQTLEGTVASTDMEKTVVVEREYDVKVPKYDRYMKRRSRVPAHAPPCLDIEVGDTVTIAETRPLSKTKSHAVVSVEGGDE from the coding sequence ATGGCGATAGGACTGAACGTACAACAGCCGGAGACGAGCTGTGACGACGAGAACTGTCCGTTCCACGGCACCCTTTCGGTGCGCGGACAGACGCTCGAAGGCACAGTCGCCTCCACAGACATGGAGAAGACCGTCGTCGTCGAACGCGAGTACGACGTCAAGGTACCCAAGTACGACCGATATATGAAACGTCGGTCCCGGGTGCCCGCGCACGCACCGCCGTGCCTCGACATCGAGGTCGGCGACACGGTCACGATAGCAGAGACACGACCGCTCTCGAAGACGAAATCCCACGCAGTCGTTTCCGTCGAGGGAGGTGACGAGTGA
- a CDS encoding ribonuclease P protein component 1, translated as MTRTPETLARHELVGLDVRVTAASNPDLLDIEGEVVMETANTLHIERADRAWPARNDVPRDVRAGQRGATRRESEAVSPSRAREKLVPKAAATFEFTLSDGQRVRVDGERLVARPARRTEHTGDSIWR; from the coding sequence ATGACACGCACGCCCGAGACGCTCGCGCGACACGAATTGGTTGGACTGGACGTCCGCGTTACGGCGGCGTCCAACCCCGACTTGCTGGACATCGAAGGCGAGGTCGTCATGGAGACGGCCAACACGTTGCACATCGAGCGAGCCGACCGGGCGTGGCCAGCGCGGAACGACGTTCCGCGGGACGTTCGAGCGGGCCAGCGCGGCGCTACGCGCCGCGAGTCCGAGGCGGTGTCACCGTCTCGCGCCCGCGAGAAACTGGTGCCGAAGGCGGCTGCGACGTTCGAGTTCACTCTTTCGGACGGACAGCGAGTCCGCGTCGACGGAGAGCGACTCGTCGCACGACCGGCCCGACGCACAGAACACACAGGTGATTCCATATGGCGATAG
- the rpmC gene encoding 50S ribosomal protein L29 has translation MSIVHVEELRDMTPAERQNELEELETELLNAEAVKAAGGAPDNPGRIGELRRTIARIKTVQREEGDLE, from the coding sequence ATGAGCATCGTCCACGTCGAAGAACTGCGGGACATGACGCCCGCGGAACGGCAGAACGAGCTCGAGGAGCTCGAGACGGAGCTGCTGAACGCCGAGGCCGTCAAGGCCGCCGGTGGTGCGCCGGACAACCCCGGCCGTATCGGTGAACTCCGTCGGACAATCGCGCGGATCAAGACGGTCCAGCGTGAAGAGGGTGATCTCGAATGA
- a CDS encoding 30S ribosomal protein S3, translating to MADEQQFIEDGLQRTQIDEFFADELGRAGYGGMDVAKTPMGTQIVLKAEKPGMVIGKGGKNIRKLTTTLEEEFNLEDPQVDVQEVDEPDLNAQIVADRLANALERGWYFRKAGHTTIDRIMEAGAKGAEIVLSGKVTGARSRVEKFNRGYIKHNGEPAQEIVDHGQGVAVMKLGTIGVDVKIIPPEAELPDDFEIYDDVDVADYVEDVEGESVEELLEGEPDEGEAAAADTEETPDIDEEVAEEAPEDFDDVDVPDDDDVEDDLDELEEAVDEELDEETEAEAEELLDEMDDETSEEDEQ from the coding sequence ATGGCTGACGAACAGCAGTTCATCGAAGACGGGCTCCAGCGGACCCAGATCGACGAGTTCTTCGCAGACGAACTGGGTCGTGCGGGTTACGGCGGCATGGACGTCGCCAAGACTCCGATGGGAACCCAGATCGTCCTCAAGGCCGAGAAGCCCGGGATGGTCATCGGCAAGGGCGGGAAGAACATTCGCAAGCTCACGACCACGCTGGAAGAGGAGTTCAACCTCGAAGACCCGCAGGTCGACGTCCAGGAGGTCGATGAGCCGGACCTGAACGCCCAGATCGTCGCTGATCGACTGGCGAACGCCCTCGAACGCGGCTGGTACTTCCGGAAGGCCGGACACACCACGATCGACCGGATCATGGAAGCCGGCGCGAAGGGCGCTGAGATCGTCCTCTCCGGGAAGGTCACGGGTGCACGCTCGCGCGTGGAGAAGTTCAACCGTGGCTACATCAAGCACAACGGCGAACCCGCCCAGGAGATCGTCGATCACGGCCAGGGCGTCGCCGTCATGAAGCTCGGGACGATCGGCGTGGACGTCAAGATCATTCCGCCGGAGGCCGAGCTGCCGGACGACTTCGAGATCTACGACGATGTTGACGTCGCCGATTACGTCGAGGACGTCGAGGGCGAGTCCGTCGAGGAACTCCTCGAAGGCGAACCTGACGAGGGCGAGGCCGCGGCGGCCGACACCGAGGAGACGCCCGACATCGACGAGGAAGTCGCCGAGGAAGCGCCCGAAGACTTCGACGATGTCGACGTGCCCGACGACGATGATGTCGAGGACGACCTCGACGAACTCGAAGAGGCCGTCGACGAGGAACTCGACGAGGAGACCGAGGCAGAAGCCGAGGAACTCCTGGATGAAATGGACGACGAGACGAGCGAGGAGGACGAACAATGA
- a CDS encoding 50S ribosomal protein L22, giving the protein MGISYSVEADPETTAKAMLRERQMSHKHSKAIAREIKGKTAGEAVEYLEAVIEGDQPVPFRQHNSGVGHRTNIDGWDAGRFPEKASNAFLDLLENAIGNADHQGFDGESMEIMHVAAHKVGETQGRQPRAMGRASAFNSMEVDVELILEEVEE; this is encoded by the coding sequence TCCCGAAACGACCGCGAAAGCGATGCTTCGGGAGCGGCAGATGAGCCACAAGCACAGCAAGGCCATCGCCCGGGAGATCAAGGGCAAGACAGCCGGCGAGGCTGTCGAGTACCTCGAGGCTGTCATCGAGGGTGACCAGCCGGTCCCCTTCCGACAGCACAACTCGGGCGTCGGCCATCGAACGAACATCGACGGCTGGGACGCCGGTCGCTTCCCGGAGAAGGCCAGCAACGCCTTCCTGGACCTGCTGGAGAACGCCATTGGCAACGCCGACCATCAGGGCTTTGACGGCGAGAGTATGGAGATCATGCACGTCGCGGCCCACAAAGTCGGCGAGACCCAGGGACGCCAGCCCCGCGCGATGGGGCGGGCCTCTGCGTTCAACAGCATGGAAGTCGACGTCGAACTCATCCTCGAGGAGGTCGAGGAATAA